The DNA window TGATATTTAACAGTTTGGTTAGCTGTAATAGAATTGTGTCTTCCATAGGTTTATTACATGTACATCATGTTCCATTGTGTCTTCCTCCATAGGTTTATTAGTTATTACCTGTACATTAGGTTCCATTGTGTCAGTTGCCATAATTCAAAAACCCGTTGTTACACTATCATGAATTGTGCGTAAAACAAAAACAAGTCATATATAAGTGCTACATGCATCCGAGACTTGTTTAATTGAAAGATTAGACTGTTAAGTATAATgtaaattttacttttttttcttctttcaccACAGTTTACCCACTCAATTTCCCCTTATGTCTTTATAGCGTTCATGAGATTTTGTTCGACACTTAATTGGATGTATTGGACATCTGCATGAgagttaaaaagaaaattttgaagtAGGATAGTATGGCTTGTGCAATGTGCATGgaataaaatgaataattttgaattAGGAATCGGAAGATTTATGTTGCTGGGCCTCTTTTTTTCATGTGAATCTTGTCAAGGTGTAGTCCTACTAAACTTAAAATCCCCTCATGTTTTAGTAAAAACAGATGGATAAGGAGCCCTCTGAACAGCAGAAAAACATGGaaataataccaaaaaaaatcagttaaaGATAGTTCTTCAATCTCTCTAAACTTTTCATTTTTTGGTAATCCGTATAGCATTTGATCTGCAGGTATGAAGACACTTTTCTATCCTTGTGGAACATTTTCCAAGATTGCTTCAGTTGTAAGAAACAGGCCCATGTGTAAGTTAGCTATCTATTTTGGATGTGTTAGGCTAAGTGATGAATCTACATTTGAGTAATTTTTCTTGCATACAAAGTTTCAATTTAGTGAATCAAGTTTCTATCTATCTTGACATTATACTGTGTGGGTTCAATTTAGATTATATaccttagaaaaatatttttgttggCTATCATGACTTGTGTGGGAAGCAGGCGTTATGAAATCATTGAAATATCTGCGCCTCTTTATGTTTTGAAGACTGAAGTGGAACCTTGAAGAAATTTACCAATAGTGAAGACATGATTTTCTACAATTCAGATTATTTATAAAACTTATGAGATAATGCCCAGGATTCTTTATATTGCTAATATATTTCTCATTGGTTGTTGTGCTTACCTTCAACCTGGTTAATTTCAAACTCTCAAACATCATTGAAATTCTGTGATTATGATTTCCGTTGTGTTTGGTCAGCCTCTGCAGAAGCGTGTAATGAATTGATGGCATATTCATTAATTTTGTCATGTTGCTGCTATACTTGTTGCATACGGAGAAAGCTTCGGAAGATGTTGAACATCACGGTAATGATTCCTTCCTTCTCTGCATAAACATGACTTCTTATCACCTCTTTATGCCCTGTGTTTGTAGATTTGTATATAGTTTGCTTAATGAAATTGCAGCcgattttatttttgttcattTTACTTTGATGGATAGAGTTCATAACTGCAACTGTTTTTGTAAACGGGGGATAGCAGCTGACTAGCAGTCATTAGCTGTATTTTTAGCATTATTAATTCTTTTTATGCAATTTTGCCCAGTCTTATACTTACCATTTCAAAATGGAATCCATTTGTCTAATTTTCAAGGCAAGTTGTGAAAAAAGTGTTTGTCGAGCCTTGGCACAACACTAAGGTTGCTGAAAACTGTCTCTCTACTTGTAGGTGTAATGTCCACAGCACAATAAAACTACTACACAAATTTATTTGTAAAGATTTGAGCATATATGCATGCTTAATACGCCGGTCTCTCTAAATTTTTCGTATTACTCACAATTACTTTTTTTGGTAGGGGGGCTTTGTTGATGATTTTCTCTCACATTTGATGTGTTGCTGCTGTGCCCTTGTACAAGAATGGAGAGAAGTGGAGATCCGCGGGATTAATGGTGTGTCCTCATATTTTTCATCTTGCTGTAATAAAATATTGTGAACTCTCTCATTTGCTAGCTTGTTGCACTTGTAAATTTCCATTTACTATGAAacgtttttttaggatttttaggcataaatagttATTGCTTATGAGTGCTCATGTGGCATATTATAACACCTTTGATGTTGAACCGTTTTGCAGGTGCTGAAAAGACCAAAACAAGCCCTCCACCTTCCCAGTACATGGAATCTTAAGTTAATAATGAAACTGTCATTTGGTTGTTTAGTGATTCAAGGGTCCTAAAAGACATTAAATAGAGGCTACTGGAATTCTGACTCGAAGGCaaaaactatgtattttgatTCTCAACGTACCTTGCCTCTTTAAACTACATATGTATAGTAATTTGTTGTGTTGTATCATACTACTCGACAAAAGTAGCTTCTAGATTTACCTGATGtatcatttattaaaattatttttctggtttaataTAGTTTGAGTTAATTTCTTGGCATGTTTTGTCAACTTTTGTTGGATTTTCTTTGTCTAGTTCATTAGACCCAGTTTGACACGCCCAATTGCAATGCTACCATGCTGTTTGTGAACGTTTGGATCATGGGCTATTTCCCACATCCAGATAATCATAGAGTTTGGATCACAAGCTAACTTCCCATATCCAAATACTCAAATCGTCTCAATTTTAATATTGATTGCTGATGCTGGATTTGATTAAACTAACATTTGCATCCGTGCATTTTATTTGGGTGGGAATAAAATACTGATCTTATTTTCTATTTACGTTTCATATCTCCTTGGTGAAAAAAATCTTAATTAACAATACCTCTTGAATCTCTTCAAGTAGTGCTTGCTGCGTATGTTTTTGCGCTCACATATTTCAACAATAATGTATTCGTTCACTTGTAAATTTTCACAACAATGAAAGATCAAACATACAAATATTTATATAGTAAATCactaaagaaaatttctttacccacctccatatgggggtcacccccagcgaaaattccaaaatacccctgcttcggaaatgaacttccgaagcgctttttttttttaaaaaaatttccataattcggaagtgcatctccgaaaacacctcatggggggtgtcttcggggatgaacttccgaaaacacctcatgggggtgaattcgcaaatgaactttcgaattatgcagaaactgtgttttttttttatgttttttcttaaacagtctcgcattttaattaaacgcaaacgccaaataaaataagcaacagataaactgaaaatactaatatgataaatccaatccaaataatatatacaaaccgaaaataataataatactgtgcgaaagatacaatccgaaatcaaaaaataaataaacccgaccactactgggtgtgcctaaccctctcaccctgggccctccgctgccgcctgtaccccgccgcacggcccgcatcagtgacgatcatctccatcacggcgactgcctctggaccgccctgatcaacgatacctcgatccaacgcgtcccgcccaagcatctctatccgctggcagatcgacatgagatcaatggcgtggtcatcctcggcctgctggttctccaggatctcctcatgtgctggcctaggagcgccgggaacgtcggatctcagcagaggatgggacacccggtagaaccatgtgacgtacccctcctcactgtgccagtcctgggtgacccgagtgagacggtactcctctggtaccacatgatgctcccagtcctcccatatggcagtgagctgcactcgggtcacagtgtcgggagcagcctcaaagggtgacctgggtatccgctgcacgaatccgaactgatgcatgcaccgctcagggagatatcgaaccatgatgccggtcccgcaagccaaccagcctgaatatagtgcaatgccgtcaaaggggacaatctgagcgtagtcgctgaatggcctccatgTGACGTCGtcatgcatcgtgcggtccaagtacagacggtatggtcccaccgcatcgttccccctctggagagcgtatctggcggccctgggcatggcgtccgcgtacgcaggatcgatgtgaaagccgtggatgcgggagaagtaggagatgatccagctctgaaacagaaacacgataatgtattaaaaataaatacgaaacataaataaataaataaatacgataatgtattaaaataaaacgtaccgtaagcagtgtgcaggatccgaccaactgcctcgtcctccagtttgaggcctcattcagcttctggtagagatatgccagagtagctgacccccagttccactagtgaacggtatccaggtccatgaaatagcggaggtaggtcacgtcgacgtaccttgcactcttgtccacaaagcaagcagcgcctaccacatgcatgtaccagcaccggagagcgcagccgcggtggtactgtgtgaataggtcgtcacccgcctgctcggcatcggccgccgcgtccaggtggtgctcgaaatagaggctcagtgtgatgaaccggatatgaggcccagaagtcgtgatgcactcaaagtcagcaacttcgagctccatgcccaaatagagcgccatccactgactgacctcgaccctctggattcgggagtggtgcaacagcggccccctgatgggaaggtggagaagacactgcacgtcatgcaaggtgatcgtcatctcccccaccagcaagtggaaagaagacgtctccttgtgccagcgctccacaaatgccccctgcatgccggtgttgatggtggtgtacccggtcatgcagagcccgctaagccctgaacctcgcacatggtcgttaaaccactgagctgctggtttaaacatgtcataccccaaatttgtcctacccttttactTTCATCCGGCTTAGGCTTTTCATTCATGTACATatcccattaggtcattaacataactcatgcattcattaatcaataactttgcattggatcaaaGATCTTGGAATCTAGGGTTTTATATGGTTGTTCATTGTGGGCTTCTTTCTCTTAAAGCTACAAAGTTTTTTtatgaagattcatcaagggCAAGAGGACTATGGTTCTTATGTGCAGTGTCTACAATCGTTAATTCTACTGAGATTCAGTGGTTTCTAGGTTGAGGTGTTTCTATGTGCTCTAACTCTTCTCTTCTTCAAAGACTCCTCAATGTGTTCTTGTTATGATTAATTGAAGTTCACATGCGGATTATGACATAAAGAAAAGTGGCGATCAATGCTATTGTCTGTTCTCTCCTTTGCTTATGACTGGTTTCTTACTGAAGTTGTGGGTTCCTTAAGAATGAGGATTAATTTGGATTTGAAATTTGATTCAATTGATTCCATAAAttcaattcaaagttcaagattgaTTGATTGGATCCAAGGTCTTAAATATTCGACATTTGATTGGCGAAGGAATTGGTTCAAGCTAGAAGATTCATTTATATGGATTTTTAGCATACAAGAGTTCAAAAGCAAAAGTTGATTCATCATCATGTACATGGCTTACAAGACAAAATTCAATACAACAATCCACAATCATATCATACAAACATAAACTTCCACCAAATATTTTCCAAACCTCCAGCACTGTGTATACACAATTCAGTAACCATTCAAAATCACTACAATGTCAACTTTGTTACATCAGTAATATACCATGTCTCCATTACAAAATGAATTCATTATAATCTCCCAAACTTCATCACAATTTCACTCAAAATCCAATTCCAAAGTCAAAACATTCATCCTGCAACAGCTATCAACGCGAGGTCGGTTCAGTTCAAGTTTGCATAAGACTCAGCTCCGATACCTACAGGTAAAATGCAAAGTTAACATCCACAATTATTCAAGCACAAAGCCAGTCAAAACTAAATGCACACATTCATAAGGCCATGTTCAAAATCCACACAAGAAAACAATCTGCAATGGAGAAAAGAAGACCGGCTGCacacaaaataaactaaattGGTTCAGTCCATCACTTTAGAACCAAAGACTGCATTTCACACTCATACCGCACATACACAATGCATTGAAATTACCTAGCACCTGCACTCATCACTATAACAGTTACACTAACAGTCACAGCCTCATTAACATCGTAACTAATTACTAACCAGCCCCATAATTTCCCCAACAAAATAATCTGCAGCATACCTACACTTTTCTGAATTAATTCAAACCGTCAAATCCTGCATTCACAAAAACCAAAGAAAAAACCACTGCATTCGCAAAAAGATCACAAACAAGTTCAATTACTCACTTGAAGCAAAATCACACACTCACCAATTCTGACCCACACTCCATTTGTTGCAGCCCTGCATATTAGAAAAGGCCCACACTTGCAGCCGTGTCTACAAATCAAATAAAACCAGCCCTGCATCAAGCAAAAAAGAAACATGTTAGTCCCACATTCAAAGAATCAAAAATGTGCTGCAAActtagtcccacattcaagaaagtGGAAAAATGCCTTGTGAAGCTATAATGCTGAGTCCCACATCTAAGAACTCCTAATGATTACCCAATCATTACAATATAAAAGTCAGTGCCACCATTCAGGAAAGAACACCTAAGCACTATCACCATCATTGTCTCGCTTGCAGACTTTGAAGGAAGGATTGTGAAACTCCAGTTCAAACATTCTCACTCCCACACCTCCTACATACACGCACAGTGAGGAAGCCACTGAAGCTCACTATCAGAGCTTCAAGAGGCTTGTGCTTGGCCTCTTCTTTCATCACTCAGCAGTTTCATTCATTCTCGGCAATCTCTCAGGATCTCTCTCCGCAGCGCACAACAACAACCCCGCGCTCAAAACTCGCacgaaaaaaagagaagaagaaggagaagtcaATACGAAAATTAACGGAGAAGATCGAGGCTTACCTGAAGGAGTTCATCGTTCTTCTGCGCATTCAGAAGCTCGGGAACACTCATTTGGATTTCCCTTCACTTCGCTTTCGGTCATCATTCCAGGTGAGTTTCCGATTCTCTTTGATATTGCGTATCCCCCATGCTCATTGAACGATAGCTTCCATTATCATCTTGTAATCACGCTTCTTCTAGGGTTCCTAGGGTTGGTTTAACCTCGATTTAGAGAATTGAGTGAGTGAATTTAGAGACGAGGTGAAGAAAGGTACGCGGTATGGTTGGTGGAGTCTTGTTTTGATCCACGGTGGCGCACCGTTAAGGTCTCATCGGAAAGGAGGTGCTCGCCGCCGCCACcattgagagaagaagaagactTAGTCTGAGAATTAGGATGTGAAACGGCGCAAAACACAACCCTAATTcccttttctattttcttttttttaattttttaatctgtttaattaaatattttgtttaatacaTAAAGCTGAAATAATTGAATCTGGATCAATCCCCATGGGCCTCAAACGAGCATACTGCTGAATACCCCTCCATCATGGCCCATTCCACACTTTTTTTTGGCATGAAGAAAAATTGAACAACAAAAGTAATGGCTGGGCCAATACCTTTGGGCCCTGCGCGTAGAATTGTTTTTCACCATCAATTTCAGTATTCCCCCCCCCCCTGTTTCCCCTTATTTTTCATTAACAATTTAGATTTTAACTAgtttttgttatttcttttagtaataaaaatgctGATTTTTCTACTATTGTTTTAGACCTTTaatataatttttgacatataaaaatgttcataaaaaatgcTAGTTTAGGccaattcttttaatttttttgcttaattagaaatagttctttcataaaaaccataaaaataatagtatttttaattcatttttgtgatatattttgacttgttctttttcatgccattttcaatattctacttagcgctttatttttcatgcttcttttaaatcctaaccttaggtagaaaccatgataataataagtagaattccccattcatattaggctagatTTCTTAAgctagttctttttcttttcaactttaatccatctaaaaatacttgaataaactcccataaaaaaataccaagaaaactcataaaaaatgactaataaatactttgactaataaaaagggaatggaagcttgtaacttcccttgcttaagggatgttcgagtgcttggagctcccttgcttaagggttccattcaggcgtaagttcccaacctctaaaaaacacaaaccaaagagtaactcgagtttcccttgcttaagggatttcctcgaaacactcaaactctctctctctcttctctcgctttcttaagggcaccgttatttccgctccattgcatcctaggctgtccccttgtgcaagagcgcgaacgttaacgccgcccaactaaaaaacacaaaaacaaacaaaaactatggagccgagctacggtaactctgattcctgaaaaggatacgtaggcagcggggtagggcccgtgcgagtacaattctttcttttccctacattttgcattcattcacatgtagacatagacatagtacacaccctttagatagaaacaaacataggtggataccatcgagtacgatgggcgtgaggggtgctaataccttccccttgcgtaaccgactcccgcacctagattctctggtcgcaagaccctgttccttactttgttaggttttctgatattcctttcccttatgggataaatatattggtggcgactctgttcatttttcgcgagcgtgcgacagctggcgactctgctggggatatcctaagcaagtcgatcctagcctttgtttgtttcttttattgggtgtttatttgttttttatgtctatatcttgtatatatgtttgcatgttttattttctgcttgcgtatcatgtttatttctgtttgcacatcatgcatatggattatattttgtgttccttggggtcttctgttctgttttgcaggtggggggtttgtgtgaggtaaaaggctcactacccaggccagtgacacataggattagcgtggatgctcatatTGACTACCGTAGTgcttgctatggatgagttcaatatggggtaccacaactgggcgaggttctttcatggaacactgtgtctggcacgcttgttgcctcaaacactttgtaccccatgggaactgtagaccctggtgaccattagggaccacctgtccgtgtctagaattcatacccgtgagtttggggagggacaggatactagccttcatcatacccggattttcacattgcaatctgaagccgaaACTTTGAACTTGTTATACCCAGTGTTACTCAGATATTCAGAATTGCGAGAGGCACTCAGTCTCTCACCACATTGCACCATGACACATCATGTTactgcatccacctcacttcatttgGGGAGAATTCTAAAGTCCACttcaaaaataagaagaaaagaaaaagaagatgaaaagaaaaggaGAATATTTTActtcacaaaaagaaaagaaaagaaaatatgcaATTACGAatggactttaggattctcccgatgaaatgcattccgccatatcatttaacatgcatgtttatttattttcaggaacatttggctttgtctccgaccaacTCATGGCTCCTCCATTGAAGACTGGTAGTCGCAACATCTCCTACACATTTCTAAATCCGAATCTGGATTCTCTCGAGTGTTTGGTTAAGAAGATCACGCCGGATGAAACAACCAGGTTCCGTGAAAAGTATGGGTATATTCTGAGTcttctcaagatgccgttcaccaaATACGAGCAAGAAGGAGTTCATACCTTGCTTCAGTTCTACAACCCTTCTCTCCGTTGCTTCACGTTCCCTGACTACCTTTTGGTTCCCACATTGGAAGAATATTCTCTTTTCCTCGGTGTTCCGATCAAGAAGGGAGAAGTTCCGTACTATGGCACCATGGAGGCTCCCACTTCTATTGAAATCTccaaggctctttatttgagcaagtcagtTGTTGATGCAAATCTTTCCGAGAGAGGAAGATATCAGGGTTTTCATATGGAGTTCCTGGTCAAAAGAGGGTGTGATGCTGCTGAAGCGAAAGAATGGGACACTTTTAGGGCTATCCTGGCTCTAAGTATCTATGGTGTCCTAATGTTCCCGAACGTGCCTGATTTTGTTGATATGAGTGCAATCCATTTGTTCATTCTACAGAATCCTGTTCCTACACTCTTGGGGGATGTTTATCATTCAGTTCATCAAAAGAATCGtcaaaagaagggtttggtcagATGTTTTGCTCCTTTGCTATACCGTTGGTTCAGATCACATTTGCCTGAACGTGGAGCTTTCGTTGATAGTAGGCACACCTCTAAATGGGCTGAAAGGATTATGGGACTTAGAGCCAAAGACATTGTATGGTATAACAGATCTTTGGAAGACAAGGAGGTTATCATGAGTTGTGGAAAGTTCAATAATGTGCCCCTCATGGGTGTTAGAGGTGGGATCAATTATAATCCCGTCTTGGCTAGGAGAACTTATGGATATGCTTTCGTCAATCCTCCTGAGCAATCTGAGATTGCTGAAAACCTTTTTTATCATGTAGCCACCAACACTGGGCAGATGGCAGAAGCTGTGCAAGCCTGGAAGAACATTTGTTGGAGAGACAAGAAGCATTTTGGTCAAAGGGACTGTGCGACTTATGAAAACTATACTAAGTGGGTCGAAACTGTGGCTAATACCCAAGGGATGCCTTTCCCTATTAAGGATCCTTTGTACCCTCCTGTTGGCGCACAACCCAACATCGTCTCCATGCCTCGTTATAATCATACTGTTGAGAAGAATCggaaattgactgaacaaatggagacgatgcaagttaagatgaatactgataggcaagagaagctttctgcccttcataagttgaaaatgagagaaatagagcttgaagagTTGTATGCCAAGGGAAGCACTTCTCAGAAGAGGCCGAGAGTGGTTGTCGATCCCAAGTCCACTAAAATTCAAGAGAGGAAGATCAAAGAGAATTATGAGGATCAGTTGGCGGAATTGACAAAGAGGCTCCAAATCCAAACTGATATAGCCAAATCAGAGAAAGCCCGTCGAAAGAAAGCAGACAAGCTCCTTCTGGAACGTCAGGCAAGGATTGAGGGGTGTTATGAAGAGATTCGCAAGTTGAAGGGTCGAGTGGAGGAAAAGGGGCAAAGTGATactcaagctcaagaggaagccagAGGTTGGGAATTGAGAAGCCGTTACTTGGAGACCATGCATTTCAGAAAGGACCTATTGATTCAAGAAGTTGTTAAAAGACCAACCCATGCTGAGACCAAAAAGctgtttgaagaaatgaaggcttggagctataagaacattggagatagcccacttcgtcatttggacatgggagatcctgcTTAGTATTGGTTTTTGTTATAGAATCACCACCAgtcttgttggatggggttcttatttccattttctgtattgttggctcatgagagcagaatattttgtacttcaaacGTGGTTGTGGAATTAATGGATTATGGTTGTTTATCTTGGTTGCGCTTTGTTATTTCTCATTATCTTGTAGTGTTGGTTCGAGACAAAGCCAAAAATTCTTGAAAATAATataacatgcacacatgcacccatgcactcatatcatactgcattttcaggtttttatcagattctaattggggtcccttccaacaacagatttcttttccgacgacgaagctgactttcttacatccttaccgcaccaggagcaacgagagaatcatggatcaatttgaacagaatcaagctgccctccgtagggatatggatgttatgggggaaagaatgactcaacttatggagactctccatgtcgttgtccaaggacaagaagagctcCGAAAGAGCGTCGCTGGAAtggtcaaagatactcctaccaactCTGCTGATGGGGGAGTAAAAACTAAAGAGATTTCTGTTGAGGGAATAGCAaaagtagtggatgaccaccatgaggttattgatcttgaacatgatcttactgctgagttgaccgagactgctaagatgtaccaagcacttgaagaacgccttaaggccgttgaggttgctaaaacttcgagtttcaacactgctgctctatgcttggtacctgggattgtgatTCCCCCAAAGTTCAAGGTGTCAGACTTTGATAAGTATAAAGGAgtcac is part of the Vicia villosa cultivar HV-30 ecotype Madison, WI linkage group LG2, Vvil1.0, whole genome shotgun sequence genome and encodes:
- the LOC131649948 gene encoding uncharacterized protein LOC131649948, whose translation is MAPPLKTGSRNISYTFLNPNLDSLECLVKKITPDETTRFREKYGYILSLLKMPFTKYEQEGVHTLLQFYNPSLRCFTFPDYLLVPTLEEYSLFLGVPIKKGEVPYYGTMEAPTSIEISKALYLSKSVVDANLSERGRYQGFHMEFLVKRGCDAAEAKEWDTFRAILALSIYGVLMFPNVPDFVDMSAIHLFILQNPVPTLLGDVYHSVHQKNRQKKGLVRCFAPLLYRWFRSHLPERGAFVDSRHTSKWAERIMGLRAKDIVWYNRSLEDKEVIMSCGKFNNVPLMGVRGGINYNPVLARRTYGYAFVNPPEQSEIAENLFYHVATNTGQMAEAVQAWKNICWRDKKHFGQRDCATYENYTKWVETVANTQGMPFPIKDPLYPPVGAQPNIVSMPQLEELYAKGSTSQKRPRVVVDPKSTKIQERKIKENYEDQLAELTKRLQIQTDIAKSEKARRKKADKLLLERQARIEGCYEEIRKLKGRVEEKGQSDTQAQEEARDVVIIGERVENCVKAGTIQDVATPRCSNGNGKKPYSGFVKKREGICCCSPATLDGTSTAFRATTTSCRSSESPTES